One stretch of Corallococcus exiguus DNA includes these proteins:
- a CDS encoding serine protease has translation MRIPRTSGRRTLLGTLLCTLSLVACGPAPEAEPTDSAPVGTEKQPVVYGTDNRTDVYAHANATLRARAQQSTVALMNPSDFNATNPNNVTFNGSTLRSAYNLCTSERFLDDLTPAFCSGTLIDDDLVLTAGHCITSASACTSTRFVFNFYRTAAGAMQTVTTADIFSCQAIVARQQATVGGRNLDFAIVRLDRAATPRFTPAPIRAGNAALPVGTNVTVIGSGSGIPFKIDSGGSVRDARAGTLDYFVGTTDTFGGNSGSGVYENNGYTVAGILVRGETDYKANGSCSVVNTCTETGCRGEDITYVRPAIDEYCGVATSTRLCAGYPPPATPVTFTFTATNTNSANQNTVNHNVTLAAGQTLKFGTCTVPGATGTGDTYLRLYNGTSLVVSNDDACGTLSYASFKATTAGTYQIRAGCYSSGSCSGTVAYTVQ, from the coding sequence ATGCGAATCCCCCGGACTTCCGGCCGTAGGACGCTGCTTGGAACGCTGCTGTGTACCCTCTCCCTCGTGGCCTGTGGTCCGGCCCCCGAGGCCGAGCCCACCGACAGCGCTCCCGTGGGCACGGAGAAGCAGCCCGTCGTCTACGGGACCGACAACCGCACGGACGTGTACGCGCACGCGAACGCCACGCTGCGCGCCCGCGCTCAGCAGTCCACCGTCGCGCTGATGAACCCTTCGGACTTCAACGCGACCAACCCCAACAACGTCACCTTCAACGGGTCCACGCTGCGCTCCGCGTACAACCTCTGCACCTCCGAGCGCTTCCTGGACGACCTGACCCCGGCCTTCTGCTCCGGCACGCTCATCGACGATGACCTGGTGCTCACGGCGGGCCACTGCATCACCAGCGCGTCGGCCTGCACCAGCACGCGCTTCGTCTTCAACTTCTACCGCACCGCCGCCGGCGCCATGCAGACGGTGACGACCGCGGACATCTTCTCCTGCCAGGCGATTGTCGCGCGCCAGCAGGCCACGGTGGGCGGTCGCAACCTGGACTTCGCCATCGTCCGGCTGGACCGGGCGGCCACCCCGCGCTTCACGCCCGCCCCCATTCGCGCGGGCAACGCCGCGCTGCCCGTGGGCACCAACGTGACGGTCATCGGCTCGGGCAGCGGCATCCCCTTCAAGATCGACTCGGGCGGCTCGGTGCGTGACGCGCGCGCGGGCACGCTGGACTACTTCGTGGGCACCACGGACACGTTCGGCGGCAACTCGGGCTCGGGCGTGTACGAGAACAACGGCTACACGGTGGCCGGCATCCTGGTGCGCGGCGAGACCGACTACAAGGCCAACGGGAGCTGCAGCGTCGTCAACACCTGCACGGAGACGGGCTGCCGCGGCGAGGACATCACCTACGTTCGGCCGGCCATCGACGAGTACTGCGGCGTGGCGACCAGCACGCGCCTGTGTGCGGGCTACCCGCCGCCCGCGACGCCGGTGACGTTCACCTTCACCGCCACCAACACCAACAGCGCCAACCAGAACACCGTCAACCACAACGTCACCCTGGCCGCCGGGCAGACCCTCAAGTTCGGCACCTGCACGGTGCCGGGCGCCACCGGCACGGGTGACACGTACCTGCGCCTGTACAACGGAACCTCCCTGGTGGTCTCGAACGACGACGCCTGCGGCACGCTGTCCTACGCCAGCTTCAAGGCTACGACGGCGGGCACCTACCAGATCCGCGCCGGCTGCTACTCCAGCGGGAGCTGCAGCGGCACGGTGGCGTACACCGTCCAGTAG
- a CDS encoding protein kinase domain-containing protein yields MNLPFSVALQEERNASAKSLLVTLQRLVESDLEPEVLRAREANVARIIRVLDLKVSDAIPGDLVEAFNSRSDLNEITSVAQTLERIERAGLPSWVWPRSLQTPTHNSRARVLIALVSEPDVCSEMLQCVAWLETRDEEIRRHVRGVPEPKDATGPWLERLQAAVEMRLRTAEVEARWLPRLEALRNRLSEEVLKELRANIGMSQAWVRIELAEAHSQRADALKSRLHAKAAEDLMSALATIPVEAEVILSDIERAVRSPLADLIPDLASLEKVRKLHSYPSLSIEEKTPSPALRVKVRDLRHPLSRKVGLTATTYAADLVWQPPVLGEPYGRVSLPVRVVLESPAPAQLEVGLQVELTGDLRDTPTAWLEAVSRQEFRIPQGAETHDLEVVIPILRSRVEQLSSARRSVSVKLHMSSPDLIWPFGHDGKELNWQELQLNQVPFESPFHDNIPVEVMESRPLGVEGCFQDLQREVQGGNRSFYICGPRRYGKTTLLKGLLERAQTFQDVVVLPLVVATEYPDIASIWKAVAEQISVRFNRPVKMELEDGILPTAEAFHQVREEAARKGEGKLPIRAIYIVIDEAQALFSLAAVRSGHSYLLGERLKARLEHSWGIAGEGRAAIKLGLVGQLHMRKLMGANLLASIPAAFEASSLKEEDLLPLLRSFAAGGLQSSSEARARLAALAGNLFILNRLLQAVQSICFGEKRTWFVEQDVDRAAEQIVRNYQEGAADVWTYVRDVLNESDNLNDWRPSETYPVALAWAKALSTGDESVRDRALSTLRQWAGDIEISPDRVDECVQILRDAQVLREDGTVQLPMLERFLQLRAARPQPLSEPREREALSRLGLPRIERPSEVPTEAAKIFEGSQARVYPATEGGREVAVRCVKLDNEKAHQRFQSEVRLLQRISSLSQQENHQVLRALPHMMRVGIDAQDSHLGVVVYEWIRGESLMPGSLSELAALKTGSCLVAVLRTLEKLQVVHRDIKPENVLVRVDDRKPVLIDFGLARAVAELQRGGPTFVGSPDFVPPEVVAGQNWTSRADLYSLGKTLKVCLAPSATASRLREFVEGMTAQRPETRPSLEQAAQFFLAEEGRAQEDARRSVMLREVQSLGASLLGKYQRLLERAQGDIWACRHGLIGRAESKLACIAEFLENIFEAYVSEQHPLLRNQFSGETVTLNVVGKYPHRAQLPDAVRPFVCVQAQAVGVLRNASAHGARFDEILRNAYRCLNRPSSFGMRGGDPALLRMAVEHVVGLLERALGVRGLQELLRFWLAPAPASA; encoded by the coding sequence ATGAATTTACCCTTCTCCGTGGCGCTTCAGGAGGAACGCAATGCCTCCGCCAAATCGCTCTTGGTGACGCTCCAGAGGCTCGTGGAATCAGATCTTGAGCCCGAAGTCCTTCGGGCCCGCGAGGCGAACGTTGCGCGTATCATTCGCGTGCTTGACTTGAAAGTGTCGGATGCCATCCCGGGAGACCTCGTCGAGGCGTTTAATTCCCGATCAGATCTAAATGAGATTACCTCAGTGGCACAGACGCTGGAACGTATCGAGCGAGCGGGACTTCCGAGCTGGGTCTGGCCGCGGTCTCTCCAGACTCCCACGCATAATTCTCGTGCTCGGGTGCTTATTGCCCTGGTTTCTGAGCCAGATGTCTGCAGTGAGATGTTGCAGTGCGTGGCTTGGCTGGAGACTCGGGACGAAGAGATCAGGCGTCATGTCCGCGGAGTTCCTGAGCCCAAGGACGCCACGGGCCCGTGGCTGGAACGTCTTCAGGCGGCTGTGGAAATGCGCCTGCGTACTGCGGAGGTCGAGGCACGATGGCTTCCTCGGCTTGAGGCACTTCGGAATCGCCTGAGCGAGGAAGTGCTCAAGGAGCTGCGCGCTAACATCGGTATGTCCCAGGCATGGGTCCGGATTGAGCTGGCAGAGGCACATTCTCAGCGGGCGGACGCGCTCAAGTCCCGGTTGCACGCGAAGGCTGCGGAGGATTTGATGTCTGCCTTGGCCACGATACCGGTCGAGGCAGAGGTAATCCTTTCGGATATAGAACGTGCAGTCAGAAGCCCTTTGGCAGATTTGATCCCAGACTTGGCGAGTCTGGAGAAGGTTCGTAAGCTTCATTCATACCCTTCGCTCAGCATCGAGGAGAAGACGCCTTCCCCCGCACTCCGGGTCAAGGTGAGGGACCTGCGCCATCCGCTCTCTCGTAAGGTGGGACTGACCGCGACCACCTATGCCGCTGATCTGGTATGGCAACCTCCCGTGCTTGGTGAACCGTATGGCCGGGTGAGCCTGCCCGTGCGGGTGGTTCTCGAAAGCCCTGCCCCAGCGCAACTTGAGGTCGGGTTGCAGGTAGAGCTGACGGGTGACCTCCGTGACACGCCGACTGCTTGGCTGGAAGCGGTCTCCCGGCAGGAGTTTCGCATCCCCCAGGGCGCGGAAACGCATGATCTGGAAGTAGTGATTCCCATCTTGCGATCACGGGTCGAGCAGCTTTCCTCTGCGCGCCGAAGTGTTTCTGTGAAACTCCATATGAGCTCGCCTGATCTGATTTGGCCCTTTGGTCATGATGGCAAGGAGCTCAATTGGCAGGAACTGCAGCTTAATCAGGTGCCTTTTGAGTCTCCGTTTCACGACAACATTCCTGTCGAAGTGATGGAGTCGCGCCCATTGGGCGTGGAGGGCTGCTTTCAGGATCTACAGCGGGAAGTCCAAGGCGGGAACCGTTCCTTCTATATCTGTGGTCCGAGGCGATATGGGAAGACGACCCTGCTCAAGGGGTTGCTGGAGCGGGCGCAGACCTTTCAGGATGTTGTGGTGCTCCCCCTTGTTGTTGCCACGGAATATCCGGACATCGCCTCCATCTGGAAAGCGGTGGCGGAGCAAATCTCCGTGCGCTTCAACAGGCCTGTGAAGATGGAGTTGGAGGACGGTATCCTGCCTACGGCAGAGGCCTTCCATCAGGTGCGTGAAGAGGCGGCTCGGAAAGGAGAGGGAAAACTGCCAATCCGAGCCATCTACATCGTCATTGACGAAGCGCAGGCACTCTTCTCCCTGGCCGCCGTGCGAAGCGGCCACTCGTACCTACTTGGGGAGCGGCTAAAGGCTCGGCTGGAGCACTCCTGGGGCATAGCAGGGGAGGGACGAGCAGCTATCAAGCTCGGACTGGTCGGCCAACTTCATATGCGTAAGTTGATGGGCGCCAACCTGCTTGCTTCCATCCCCGCTGCTTTCGAAGCCTCGTCGCTCAAAGAGGAGGATTTGCTCCCCCTGCTTCGTTCATTCGCTGCGGGAGGATTGCAAAGTTCGTCAGAAGCCCGGGCGCGCCTTGCCGCGCTCGCTGGTAACCTTTTTATTCTCAATAGGTTGCTTCAGGCGGTGCAAAGTATTTGTTTTGGGGAAAAGCGCACTTGGTTTGTCGAGCAGGATGTTGACAGGGCTGCTGAGCAGATCGTTAGGAACTATCAGGAGGGTGCCGCGGATGTGTGGACTTACGTTCGCGACGTGCTTAACGAAAGTGACAACCTTAATGATTGGAGGCCCAGCGAAACTTATCCCGTAGCACTGGCTTGGGCAAAGGCCCTCTCCACGGGAGACGAATCAGTGCGGGATCGCGCGCTTTCCACGCTGCGGCAGTGGGCGGGCGACATTGAAATCTCACCGGACCGGGTGGATGAGTGCGTCCAAATCCTACGCGATGCACAGGTGCTCCGTGAGGATGGAACTGTCCAGCTTCCCATGCTTGAGCGCTTCCTGCAGTTGCGTGCTGCCCGGCCCCAACCGCTCAGCGAGCCTCGAGAGCGCGAGGCCCTTAGCCGGCTGGGCCTTCCGAGAATTGAGCGCCCCAGCGAGGTGCCTACTGAGGCCGCGAAGATCTTCGAAGGAAGCCAAGCTCGGGTCTATCCCGCGACAGAAGGTGGCCGCGAGGTCGCGGTCCGTTGCGTGAAGCTCGACAACGAGAAGGCCCATCAGCGCTTTCAGAGTGAAGTGAGACTGCTCCAGCGAATCTCGAGTCTCTCTCAGCAGGAGAACCACCAAGTGCTCCGAGCGCTCCCGCACATGATGCGGGTGGGTATTGACGCGCAGGACTCCCATTTAGGAGTCGTTGTCTATGAGTGGATTCGTGGTGAGTCGCTCATGCCGGGCTCTCTCTCGGAGCTGGCCGCGCTCAAGACCGGTTCGTGCCTCGTGGCCGTCCTTCGAACACTTGAAAAGCTGCAGGTGGTTCACCGGGACATCAAGCCTGAGAACGTCCTTGTTCGGGTGGATGACCGAAAGCCAGTGCTCATCGATTTCGGATTGGCGCGAGCGGTGGCGGAATTGCAGCGTGGGGGGCCCACATTCGTGGGTTCACCGGATTTCGTACCGCCGGAAGTCGTCGCGGGGCAGAACTGGACGTCGCGTGCTGATCTCTATTCGCTTGGTAAGACGCTTAAGGTGTGCTTGGCGCCATCCGCCACGGCATCACGCCTGCGGGAGTTCGTGGAGGGAATGACTGCACAGCGTCCCGAAACGCGGCCCTCGCTCGAACAAGCCGCTCAGTTCTTCCTGGCTGAGGAGGGAAGGGCTCAAGAAGATGCTCGACGGAGCGTGATGCTGAGGGAGGTTCAGTCTCTCGGTGCGAGTCTTTTAGGGAAGTACCAGCGCTTGCTGGAGCGTGCGCAGGGGGACATCTGGGCGTGCCGGCATGGACTCATTGGCCGAGCTGAGTCCAAGCTCGCCTGTATTGCGGAATTTCTAGAGAACATCTTTGAGGCCTATGTGTCGGAGCAACACCCGCTGCTGCGTAATCAATTCTCTGGAGAGACAGTCACGCTGAATGTCGTTGGTAAATATCCCCATCGGGCGCAGCTTCCGGACGCTGTGCGCCCCTTTGTGTGTGTGCAGGCGCAGGCCGTCGGTGTCCTGCGCAATGCTAGTGCGCACGGGGCCCGATTCGATGAGATTCTCAGAAACGCTTATCGCTGTCTGAACAGGCCGAGTAGCTTCGGCATGAGGGGAGGTGACCCGGCCTTGCTGCGTATGGCGGTAGAGCATGTAGTCGGACTCTTGGAGCGGGCATTGGGCGTTCGAGGGCTGCAGGAGTTGCTGCGATTCTGGCTGGCGCCAGCCCCTGCGAGCGCCTGA
- a CDS encoding FmdB family zinc ribbon protein, with the protein MPIYEFFCRKCQEPFTAFMTIQEHDERAPKCPRGHDAKEVEKRISSAHAVTTKKSATY; encoded by the coding sequence ATGCCCATCTACGAGTTCTTCTGCCGCAAGTGCCAGGAGCCCTTCACCGCATTCATGACCATCCAGGAGCACGACGAGCGAGCACCGAAGTGCCCGCGTGGCCACGACGCGAAAGAGGTGGAGAAGCGCATCTCGTCCGCCCATGCCGTGACCACCAAGAAGTCGGCCACCTACTGA
- the istB gene encoding IS21-like element helper ATPase IstB, translating into MSTYDELVPVLKKLRLSGLLQSLEVRCREAADANLSLTEFLYRLLADEVERRDGKQLDVRMRRAAFERPSTLEDFDFSFNTSVPRTKVLELGTCTSVERHENVLVVGPAGVGKSHLAQALGQRACRAGHAVLYVSAHDMLTQLRASRADNNYERRLLRFTAPALLIVDDLGLRPLTGEEGIDLYEIVRRRYERAATCITSNRALEEWPPLFGDALLARAAMDRLLHHSHVLTIEGDSYRNPPLAKRTRAPRAAQVETPAR; encoded by the coding sequence ATGAGTACCTATGACGAACTCGTCCCCGTGCTGAAGAAGCTGCGCCTGTCCGGGCTGCTGCAGTCCCTCGAGGTGCGCTGCCGCGAGGCGGCCGACGCCAACTTGTCGCTGACGGAATTCCTCTACCGACTGCTGGCCGACGAGGTGGAGCGGCGCGACGGCAAGCAGTTGGACGTGCGCATGCGCCGTGCCGCCTTCGAACGGCCCAGCACATTGGAGGACTTCGACTTCTCCTTCAACACCTCCGTCCCGCGCACCAAGGTGCTGGAACTGGGCACCTGCACCTCTGTCGAGCGGCACGAGAACGTGCTGGTAGTGGGGCCGGCGGGCGTCGGCAAGAGTCACCTCGCCCAGGCGCTGGGCCAGCGAGCCTGTCGCGCCGGCCACGCCGTCCTCTACGTGAGCGCCCACGACATGCTCACGCAGTTGCGCGCCTCACGCGCCGACAACAACTACGAGCGACGCCTCCTGCGCTTCACCGCGCCAGCCCTGCTCATCGTCGACGACCTCGGACTGCGGCCCCTCACGGGTGAGGAGGGCATCGACTTGTACGAGATTGTCCGCCGTCGCTACGAACGCGCGGCCACTTGCATCACCTCCAATCGCGCCCTGGAGGAGTGGCCGCCGCTGTTTGGTGACGCACTGCTGGCCAGAGCCGCCATGGACCGGCTGCTGCACCACTCCCACGTCCTCACCATCGAGGGTGACAGCTACCGCAACCCGCCACTCGCCAAGCGCACCCGCGCACCGCGCGCGGCCCAGGTCGAGACTCCCGCACGCTGA
- a CDS encoding CapA family protein has protein sequence MVSLFLCGDVMTGRGIDQVLPHPAPPGIHESYLHDARDYVALAEERNGPIRKPVGFGEIWGDALAALEHAAPDVRIINLETSITTSEQWWPDKGIHYRMHPENAECLTAARISCCAMANNHVLDWGYPGLAQTLSTLRRLGIATSGMGEDLEEAQQPALLAVGTGRRVVVFSCGDVSSGIPPSWAARKDRPGVDLLPDLSPTTARHLGKRVADLKREGDVVIASIHWGENWGYTVPRAQRDFAHALIDEAGVDVVHGHSSHHPRGIEVHHGRLILHGCGDFLNDYEGILGHEEYRPDLALMYLASVDPANGRLASLRMLPMQLRQLRPHRASRRDAEWLCEVLGREGRRLAPRTRVELEGNGALLLQWG, from the coding sequence TTGGTTTCCCTCTTCCTCTGCGGCGACGTGATGACAGGCAGAGGCATTGATCAGGTGCTACCCCACCCTGCTCCACCCGGCATCCATGAGTCCTACCTGCACGATGCCCGGGACTACGTCGCGCTCGCCGAGGAGCGCAACGGCCCCATCCGCAAGCCCGTCGGCTTCGGTGAAATCTGGGGGGACGCGCTCGCAGCGTTGGAGCACGCCGCGCCCGACGTGCGGATCATCAACCTGGAGACGAGCATCACCACGAGTGAGCAGTGGTGGCCCGACAAGGGCATCCACTACCGCATGCACCCGGAGAATGCCGAATGCCTCACGGCGGCCCGAATCAGTTGCTGCGCGATGGCGAACAACCACGTGCTGGACTGGGGATACCCGGGGCTGGCGCAAACACTGTCCACCCTCCGCCGTCTGGGAATCGCCACCTCAGGGATGGGTGAGGACCTGGAGGAGGCCCAGCAGCCCGCGCTCCTGGCTGTAGGGACCGGGCGGCGAGTCGTGGTGTTTTCGTGCGGAGATGTCAGCAGCGGCATTCCGCCATCATGGGCGGCGAGGAAGGACAGACCGGGCGTGGACCTGCTGCCCGACCTGTCCCCCACCACGGCGAGGCACCTGGGCAAACGGGTGGCGGACCTCAAGCGCGAAGGCGACGTCGTCATCGCCTCCATCCACTGGGGCGAAAACTGGGGCTACACGGTGCCACGGGCGCAGCGGGACTTCGCCCATGCACTCATCGACGAGGCTGGCGTGGACGTCGTCCATGGCCACTCCTCGCACCACCCTCGCGGCATCGAGGTCCACCACGGCCGCCTCATCCTCCATGGCTGCGGCGACTTCCTGAACGACTACGAAGGCATCCTTGGCCACGAGGAATACCGACCGGACCTGGCCTTGATGTACCTGGCGTCAGTGGACCCGGCGAACGGCCGGCTCGCCAGCCTGCGCATGCTCCCCATGCAGCTGCGCCAGCTCCGACCCCACCGGGCCTCGCGACGGGACGCCGAATGGTTGTGCGAAGTCCTGGGCCGCGAGGGACGCCGGCTGGCACCCCGGACGCGGGTGGAGCTGGAAGGCAACGGGGCCCTCCTCCTGCAATGGGGGTGA
- a CDS encoding polysaccharide deacetylase family protein, with protein MEPTTRATALLPGQVVVSLNFDDCLASQLIAASAMEARGMRGTFFINSSRLGQSGRLTLAQVRTLRDKGHEIGGHTLTHPHLTELSADNQRKEICNDRVALLNDGFRVTSFAYPFGDKDATTRQIVIDCNYNSARESGGLRTSSTGSSPAAEPVPPADPYAIRTNGSVQATTTLTDLKNYVLHAEDSGGGWVPIVFHHICGPCDPPQTYSISPANLTAFIDWLATRASRGTTVATMDAIIGGVLKPPVSWPPAQLLKNPSLEADSNGDGTPDCWQRGGFGNNTFTWNRTSDAHGGSWAQQVRITQITDGDRKLITRQDDSSCTPTPTTGHHYRITAWYKATTQVRFKAYYRTSAGAWTYWSQGPLLPPKSSYTFAEWTTPATPSAAKALSVGLSIDQVGTLTMDDFTLADMEATASV; from the coding sequence ATGGAACCCACGACCCGAGCCACCGCCCTCCTGCCCGGCCAGGTGGTCGTCTCGCTGAACTTCGACGACTGCCTGGCCTCCCAGCTCATCGCGGCCTCCGCCATGGAGGCCCGTGGCATGCGGGGGACGTTCTTCATCAACAGCAGCAGGCTGGGGCAGTCCGGCCGCCTCACGCTCGCCCAGGTGCGAACGCTCCGGGACAAGGGCCATGAGATTGGCGGCCACACGCTGACCCATCCGCACCTCACGGAGCTTTCAGCGGACAACCAGCGCAAGGAGATCTGCAACGACCGGGTCGCCCTGCTGAACGATGGCTTCCGCGTCACGTCCTTCGCCTATCCCTTCGGAGACAAGGACGCGACCACGCGGCAGATCGTCATCGACTGCAACTACAACTCCGCGAGGGAGAGCGGCGGACTGAGGACCTCCTCCACTGGAAGCAGCCCGGCCGCCGAGCCCGTGCCTCCCGCGGACCCGTACGCCATCCGGACCAACGGCTCCGTGCAGGCGACCACCACGCTCACGGACCTGAAGAACTACGTGCTGCACGCCGAGGACTCAGGCGGCGGCTGGGTGCCCATCGTCTTCCACCACATCTGCGGGCCCTGCGACCCACCGCAGACCTATTCCATCTCACCCGCCAACCTGACGGCGTTCATCGACTGGCTGGCCACCCGCGCCTCGCGAGGCACCACCGTGGCCACGATGGACGCAATCATCGGCGGAGTGCTCAAGCCCCCGGTGAGCTGGCCCCCCGCGCAGCTCTTGAAGAATCCGTCGCTCGAAGCGGACAGCAACGGCGACGGGACCCCGGACTGCTGGCAGCGCGGCGGCTTCGGGAACAACACCTTCACGTGGAACCGGACGTCGGACGCTCACGGAGGCAGCTGGGCGCAGCAGGTGCGCATCACGCAGATCACCGACGGAGACCGGAAGCTCATCACCCGTCAGGACGACAGCAGCTGCACGCCCACGCCGACCACGGGACATCACTACCGGATCACCGCCTGGTACAAGGCCACCACGCAGGTGCGGTTCAAGGCGTACTACCGCACCAGCGCGGGAGCCTGGACCTACTGGTCCCAGGGGCCACTGTTGCCCCCGAAAAGCAGCTACACCTTCGCCGAGTGGACCACGCCCGCCACGCCCTCCGCGGCGAAGGCCCTCAGCGTGGGCCTGTCCATCGACCAGGTGGGCACGCTGACGATGGACGACTTCACGCTCGCCGACATGGAGGCGACCGCGTCCGTGTAG
- a CDS encoding LamG domain-containing protein → MRPMYQYGAADVRYGQRIQLGTSTPINNSGTSSYSIGFWVRPRTPAYDGLLLSMGTDWSIGLHGMQLTLDMPGLNAPRCAEVELLPEQWQYILYVWQWTGTGAGNYTLYANGTPVIEGSATGVIITESVFTLGGTTDAQFCNVAFWSTAFTGEECQPVWDVPPPGPSLTACYSFSDGSTGDVSGHNRPAAIFQGGAHVTMLAPALRVVNAAVQPSPRDNLTVVANGGPFSVQAWFNADAPSDFQLSDRTLFACRDRDTRDGIALGLRWDNGAFDVCLKSLSGSSGASWEQGAALPAGGWHHLAMTYDGSATVRIFLDGNSVAAIGTTLPSVASPVWVFGADPDASVAGGAVHDFQGHLQAVGLWSRELPQNELQHYMSSDPSDADGCVAYYAWNALGLANQVTGNPPSLLNTATPSLVATPPSDSTPPPGAPSTTTLVAVPRPSAGLQPSVRWATEEVALPAQSPLSGEQVDALIASYEQVLASVPGAMKDRLRSLFRNNLHLGLSRGNGPGGLPVGSIAGKVEGKHYVFYHHTAQGPVECDRMELTVDTECIGWVISVASTCVCLLLAVVGLGYSATQVVKAARPLITESTSLLRTLGAAAQQGAIDGSTVIRIIKALYLGGTLGKIFGAALTGSWFTIALNCASLILMVVGLFTTGGAYLAVVLAQLVLNIAVLIAVIAQKPSNCC, encoded by the coding sequence ATGAGACCCATGTATCAGTACGGTGCCGCCGACGTTCGCTACGGCCAGCGCATCCAACTGGGCACGTCCACCCCCATCAACAACTCTGGCACCTCGTCCTACTCCATCGGTTTCTGGGTTCGTCCTCGGACCCCTGCCTACGACGGATTGCTGCTGTCGATGGGGACGGACTGGTCCATCGGGCTTCACGGCATGCAGCTGACGCTCGACATGCCGGGCCTCAATGCGCCGCGGTGCGCGGAGGTCGAACTGCTGCCGGAGCAGTGGCAGTACATCCTGTACGTCTGGCAGTGGACCGGCACTGGCGCCGGCAACTACACGCTCTACGCGAACGGCACGCCCGTCATCGAGGGGAGTGCCACGGGAGTCATCATCACCGAAAGCGTCTTCACCCTGGGGGGCACCACCGACGCGCAGTTCTGCAACGTCGCGTTCTGGTCCACCGCGTTCACCGGCGAGGAGTGCCAGCCGGTGTGGGACGTGCCTCCGCCGGGCCCGTCACTCACCGCCTGCTACAGCTTCAGCGACGGGTCCACCGGGGACGTCTCCGGACACAACCGCCCGGCCGCGATCTTCCAGGGCGGCGCGCACGTGACGATGCTCGCCCCCGCCCTCCGGGTCGTCAACGCGGCGGTCCAGCCTTCACCGCGAGACAACCTCACCGTGGTGGCCAACGGCGGGCCCTTCAGCGTGCAGGCGTGGTTCAACGCGGATGCCCCCTCCGACTTCCAGCTGAGCGACCGTACGCTGTTCGCGTGCCGGGACCGCGACACCCGGGATGGCATCGCCCTGGGCCTGCGGTGGGACAATGGCGCGTTCGACGTCTGCCTCAAGTCCCTGTCGGGATCGAGCGGTGCGAGCTGGGAGCAGGGAGCCGCGCTGCCCGCGGGTGGGTGGCACCACCTGGCGATGACCTACGACGGGAGCGCCACGGTGCGGATCTTCCTGGATGGCAACTCCGTTGCGGCCATCGGCACCACGCTGCCTTCGGTGGCCAGCCCTGTCTGGGTGTTCGGCGCGGACCCCGATGCCAGTGTCGCGGGTGGGGCGGTCCACGACTTCCAGGGGCACCTGCAGGCGGTGGGCCTGTGGTCGCGCGAACTCCCCCAGAACGAACTCCAGCACTACATGTCGAGCGACCCCTCCGACGCGGACGGCTGCGTGGCGTACTACGCCTGGAACGCGCTCGGCCTGGCCAACCAGGTGACCGGCAATCCGCCGTCGTTGCTCAACACGGCGACGCCCTCGCTCGTCGCCACGCCGCCCTCCGACTCCACGCCGCCGCCCGGGGCGCCGTCCACGACCACGCTGGTGGCGGTGCCTCGCCCCTCCGCGGGCCTCCAGCCCTCCGTCCGGTGGGCCACGGAGGAGGTGGCCCTCCCCGCGCAGAGCCCGCTCTCGGGCGAGCAGGTGGACGCACTCATCGCTTCCTACGAGCAGGTGCTGGCCTCCGTGCCGGGCGCGATGAAGGACCGGCTGCGCTCACTCTTCCGCAACAACCTCCACCTGGGGTTGTCACGCGGCAACGGGCCCGGGGGCCTGCCGGTGGGAAGCATCGCCGGAAAGGTCGAGGGCAAGCACTACGTCTTCTATCACCACACCGCGCAGGGCCCGGTGGAGTGCGACCGGATGGAGCTGACGGTCGACACCGAGTGCATCGGCTGGGTCATCTCCGTGGCCTCGACCTGCGTGTGCCTGCTGCTGGCGGTGGTAGGGCTGGGCTACTCGGCGACCCAGGTGGTCAAGGCCGCCAGGCCGCTCATCACGGAGAGCACGTCGCTGCTCCGGACGCTGGGGGCCGCGGCGCAGCAGGGAGCCATCGATGGCTCCACCGTCATCCGGATCATCAAGGCGCTCTACCTCGGAGGGACCCTCGGCAAGATCTTCGGGGCGGCGCTGACGGGCAGCTGGTTCACCATCGCCCTCAACTGCGCGTCGCTCATCCTGATGGTCGTCGGCCTGTTCACGACCGGTGGCGCGTACCTGGCCGTCGTGCTGGCGCAGCTCGTGCTCAACATCGCCGTGCTGATCGCCGTCATCGCCCAGAAGCCATCCAACTGCTGCTGA